A segment of the Aridibaculum aurantiacum genome:
TGATTTTGAAATAGTAGATAAAGACGGTAATACTTATGACCTTGGTGGACGGGAACTGGTATCCATTTGCCGTTGTGGTTTATCGAAGAATAAGCCTTTCTGCGATGGTGCGCACAAAGGACATTTTGAACACGAGGCTGTAGCCTTTGCACTTCCTCCTAAGAAGACGACCTAGTAACTGATCGTGATGAAGCTGGAAAATGAAGACCAGCACCGCCACTAGCACAACTGAACTAATGCGCCTGCTTGAGGTAGGCAGGTTACACAAGAATTATGTTTGAAGAGATGGTGATGATTACAAAGGCTTTTTTTTAGCCAATGTGAAATGAGTTAGGTAGAAGGCTTCAAATTTTTGAACCAGCCTTTTACCTTGTTCATCATGTCGCCACTCTTTTCCTTCTTTTCCTGGCCGATTAAGAAACCGATTGGCTTTAAAGGCTCTACATTATCGCAGATAACTTTGGTGATACCCAGCAGCGGGATGGCCAATACCACACCCGGTATACCCCACAACTGATCGCCAATTACCAGCACAATAATAGTGGCTAGTGCGTTGATGTTTACCTCTGCGCCTACTATTAATGGCTCCAAT
Coding sequences within it:
- a CDS encoding CDGSH iron-sulfur domain-containing protein, whose protein sequence is MAATKITVNNNGSLRIEGDFEIVDKDGNTYDLGGRELVSICRCGLSKNKPFCDGAHKGHFEHEAVAFALPPKKTT